DNA sequence from the Cohnella herbarum genome:
AGGTTAGTTGGGTCATGACGAGTTATATGGTCGTGTATGCCATCGGATCGGTCGTATTCGGGAAGCTTGCGGACAGATACCGACTGAAGGACTTATTAACGTTCGGACTCATCCTTTTCGCCATAGGTTCCGTTGTCGGAATGCTCGCGTCCGAATATTGGATGATCGTTGCCGGACGTATTCTTCAAGCCGCAGGAGCTGCCGTTATGCCGGCGACCGCGATGATTATTCCCATTCGCTACTTTGCGCCGGAGAAACGGGGAAGGGCGCTCGGTACTTCGGCGGTCGGCCTGGCTCTCGGCGGGGCATTGGGGCCGATCGTCGCCGGGCTGATCTCGAACTTCGGCAGTTGGAGGCTGTTGTTCTTGTTTTCCCTTTTCTCCTTAGTCACGCTCCCCTTCTTTCGTAAATATTTGGGCGATGATAAAGGAGAAGCCGGGCATATCGACTACTGGGGCGGCGCTCTTCTGGCGGGAACGGTTTCGTTGTTTCTATTGGCGATCACGCAAAGCAACTGGCCGTTATTTTTCGTCGGCGCTATCCTGTTTGCTTTGTTTATTGTCAGAATTCGGACCGCGGCCAATCCGTTCATTCATCCGGGCATCTTTGCCAATAAGGGCTTTTCCATAGGATTGCTCATTACCTTTATTACGACGTCGATGAATTTCGGGGTTACGTTCATGACTCCGCAGTTTTTGGCGGATCTAAACGATTTATCCCCGGGAAGCATCGGATTTGTATTATTTCCGGCGGCCATCGCTTCGGCGATGTTGGGACGCAGAGGCGGAAAGCTGGCCGACGAACGCGGAAGCGGATTCGTTCTGACGACGGCTTCGTTCTTGATGCTTCTATGCTTCGCTTTGCTGTCGAGCTTTGTAGGCGTAACGCCTTACGTTATAGCAATCATCTTGATCGCAGGCAATATCGGCCAAACGTTCATGCAGGTGGCCATGTCGAATACGATTTCCCGAACGCTCGCTAAGGAACAAATTGGAGTGGGCATGGGGTTGTTTTCCATGATGAATTTCATTTCCGGCGCGATTTCCATGAGCCTTATCGGTAAATTGCTCGATAATAAGCAGATAGCGTTGCATCTCAATCCGTTCGTTACCAATGAAGGGGCTTTCGTGTACAGCAATATTTTCATCGTCATGTGCTTAATGATCGTTGCCGTGCTCTGGCTATACCGTACGCAATTTAGAGCGGACAAGCTTAAGCCTGCGTTGGGGAGCCGGGCCTAATTCATGAACCGTACGTCAGCGCCCAAATAGTCGACGCCTAGATCAGGTATCGAACGCTATGTATTGAAATCCAACCCGCGTATATCGCGGGTTTTCGTAATTTAATCAGAGAGTATAGCATTCGCACTCGTCTAACACCAACAACTAAGTGTAAAAATGTCACTTAGATGGAGATGAGTTCTACTCGATTAATGAGCTAAATGTAGAGCATGCAACTAGATTAAACGGATTGCTCAAATCAAGTCTGTGAACCGCCAACTAGATGTAAATTTTACACTTGGATGTTGAAGCTGAAGAGTCTCGAGGAATCTAAGCGTATAATATGCACTTCTTGTACGCCTCGAGATTTGGGAAAGACGTCGCGAGGCAATCAATAACGTGTACCGTCGTCAAAAGACTGCGGAAGCGGGTTATGTTTGTAGCGCCGAGCGGTCGATTTCATTGCAATTTCGCTTGACTCCATCTCTTGCCCATGACATAATGTACACGCGTACATTAAACGGATTGATGAAGGATGTTAGCCTTTTGACGAATCGCAAAGAGGTAGCGAAGCTAGCGGGAGTTTCCGAAGCGACCGTATCCCGCGTGCTGAACGGAATCGGTCCGATGAAGGAATCGACCCGGGATCGGGTGCTGGAGGCAGCCAAACGGCTTAACTATGAGCTTAATGCCGTCGCGTCGAGTTTTGCCCGGGGGAAGAGCGGGAATCTTGGGGTCGTGCTTCCTTATGTGCCCAAAGTTCATCTGTTCTCGACCTATTATTTCTCCGAGCTATTGAGCGGAATCGGCGAGGCCGTCCGTTCCAAAGGTTACGGTCTGTTGTTGATGTTTCGCGATCCGGCCGTAGCGTATGATTACGTTTCTTTATACCGCACGCAACGGGTCGATG
Encoded proteins:
- a CDS encoding MFS transporter: MTDVTAKNADKLLRVLVFALIFSVMNGTMFNVALPTIGSEFDLVPSQVSWVMTSYMVVYAIGSVVFGKLADRYRLKDLLTFGLILFAIGSVVGMLASEYWMIVAGRILQAAGAAVMPATAMIIPIRYFAPEKRGRALGTSAVGLALGGALGPIVAGLISNFGSWRLLFLFSLFSLVTLPFFRKYLGDDKGEAGHIDYWGGALLAGTVSLFLLAITQSNWPLFFVGAILFALFIVRIRTAANPFIHPGIFANKGFSIGLLITFITTSMNFGVTFMTPQFLADLNDLSPGSIGFVLFPAAIASAMLGRRGGKLADERGSGFVLTTASFLMLLCFALLSSFVGVTPYVIAIILIAGNIGQTFMQVAMSNTISRTLAKEQIGVGMGLFSMMNFISGAISMSLIGKLLDNKQIALHLNPFVTNEGAFVYSNIFIVMCLMIVAVLWLYRTQFRADKLKPALGSRA